One Anas platyrhynchos isolate ZD024472 breed Pekin duck chromosome 2, IASCAAS_PekinDuck_T2T, whole genome shotgun sequence DNA segment encodes these proteins:
- the PSMG4 gene encoding proteasome assembly chaperone 4, with protein MEEGKEGKEEAVAGIVLHDFSGRLGEQRVHFHAMRLRDSLFLWVGAAPALSSLAVAMCSPRDGVPVSTSLLGDPSDTASACLAQRLARKTKKQIFVSYNLQNTDSNFTLLIENRIKEEMTAFPEKF; from the exons atggaggaagggaaggaagggaaggaggaggcggtggccgGCATCGTCCTGCACGACTTCAGCGGCCGGCTGGGCGAGCAGCGGGTGCACTTCCACGCCATGCGGCTGCGGGACTCGCTCTTCCTCTGGGTGGGCGCCGCGCCCGCCTtgtccagcctggccgtggCCATGTGCAGCCCCCGG GACGGCGTGCCCGTGTCCACATCGCTGCTCGGGGACCCCTCGGACACCGCCTCCGCCTGCCTGGCGCAGCGCCTGG cCAGGAAGACCAAAAAACAGATATTTGTCAGCTACAATCTTCAAAACACAGACAGCAATTTCACCTTACTCATAGAAAACAGGATCAAAGAAGAAATGACGGCGTTTCCCGAGAAGTTCTGA
- the LOC101803244 gene encoding tubulin beta-2 chain, translating into MREIVHIQAGQCGNQIGAKFWEVISDEHGIDPTGSYHGDSDLQLERINVYYNEATGNKYVPRAILVDLEPGTMDSVRSGPFGQIFRPDNFVFGQSGAGNNWAKGHYTEGAELVDSVLDVVRKESESCDCLQGFQLTHSLGGGTGSGMGTLLISKIREEYPDRIMNTFSVMPSPKVSDTVVEPYNATLSVHQLVENTDETYCIDNEALYDICFRTLKLTTPTYGDLNHLVSATMSGVTTCLRFPGQLNADLRKLAVNMVPFPRLHFFMPGFAPLTSRGSQQYRALTVPELTQQMFDSKNMMAACDPRHGRYLTVAAIFRGRMSMKEVDEQMLNVQNKNSSYFVEWIPNNVKTAVCDIPPRGLKMSATFIGNSTAIQELFKRISEQFTAMFRRKAFLHWYTGEGMDEMEFTEAESNMNDLVSEYQQYQDATADEQGEFEEEGEEDEA; encoded by the exons ATGCGTGAGATCGTGCACATCCAGGCCGGGCAGTGCGGCAACCAGATCGGCGCCAAG TTCTGGGAGGTGATCAGCGACGAGCACGGCATCGACCCCACCGGCAGCTACCACGGGGACAGCGACCTTCAGCTGGAGAGGATCAACGTCTACTACAATGAAGCCACCG GCAACAAGTATGTCCCCCGTGCCATCCTGGTGGACCTGGAGCCCGGCACAATGGACTCCGTGCGCTCCGGTCCCTTTGGGCAGATCTTCCGACCAGACAACTTTGTCTTTG GACAGAGTGGGGCTGGCAACAACTGGGCCAAGGGGCACTACACCGAGGGCGCTGAGCTGGTGGACTCTGTGCTGGACGTGGTGAGGAAGGAGTCGGAGAGCTGCGACTGCCTGCAGGGCTTCCAGCTGACCCACTCGCTGGGCGGTGGCACCGGCTCGGGCATGGGCACCCTGCTGATCAGCAAGATCCGCGAGGAGTACCCCGACCGCATCATGAACACCTTCAGCGTCATGCCCTCCCCCAAGGTGTCGGACACGGTGGTGGAGCCCTACAATGCCACCCTTTCTGTGCACCAGCTGGTGGAGAACACGGACGAGACCTACTGCATCGACAACGAGGCCCTGTACGACATCTGCTTCCGCACCCTGAAGCTGACCACTCCCACGTACGGGGACCTCAACCACCTGGTGTCGGCCACCATGAGCGGCGTGACCACCTGCCTGCGCTTCCCCGGGCAGCTGAACGCCGACCTGCGCAAGCTGGCGGTCAACATGGTGCCTTTCCCCCGGCTGCACTTCTTCATGCCGGGCTTCGCCCCCCTGACCAGCCGCGGCAGCCAACAGTACCGCGCCCTGACGGTGCCCGAGCTCACCCAGCAGATGTTCGACTCCAAGAACATGATGGCCGCCTGCGACCCCCGCCACGGCCGCTACCTGACGGTGGCGGCCATCTTCCGCGGCCGCATGTCCATGAAGGAGGTGGACGAGCAAATGCTCAACGTGCAGAACAAGAACAGCAGCTACTTCGTGGAGTGGATCCCCAACAACGTCAAGACGGCCGTCTGCGACATCCCGCCGCGCGGCCTCAAGATGTCCGCCACCTTCATAGGCAACAGCACGGCCATCCAGGAGCTCTTCAAGCGGATCTCGGAGCAGTTCACGGCCATGTTCCGCCGCAAGGCTTTCTTGCACTGGTACACCGGCGAGGGCATGGATGAAATGGAGTTCACCGAGGCCGAGAGCAACATGAACGACCTGGTCTCAGAGTACCAGCAATACCAGGATGCCACTGCTGACGAGCAGGGTGAATTtgaagaggagggagaagaggatgAAGCGTAA